TCATTCGGGGCTCAATGACGAAGGAACTCTCATTTTCCAGATCCAGGATGATCCGTTTCGCGAATCGCCGGACCGCGATCACCTGTTGCTTTAAAACCCTTGTCCGCATGGTTTTAAAGCTGGGAGTCATCGTCAGCGGTTTGCAGGAACAGGGGCATTTTCGAAATTCGACGATCTGACGCCCTTCGACCGCCTCGCGGATGCCGCGAACCATCGTCTCGACTTCGGGTAGCTCTGGCACGAATATTCTCTCTGTATCAATGAAAGGTTTTGGACGGCGTAACAGATTTTGAACGATGTGTTTCTATTCTACTACTTGTAACTGTTCTCTGGATCTCGGAGCTGAGCTGAAATAGGAAGGCCAAGAAATTTAAGATTACGCTTGACGTTGGGGCAAAGTTGGACGATCCTAGACCTAAAGTCTATAACTTCCCGATCTTGCAGAAAGTATACATACGAACCGCAAGATAGTCCGTTCGTCATAAGTGCCCAATCGGAGAGCGTCCATGCGCCCTAAAAACCCTCAAGTAGGCTCCAGTGCTGTTTCAGTTCTGGCAACAGTCGCCTGTTTATCTATCGTTCTGGCAGTCACCTATTATCTGGTCAAACCACGACCGGCTGTGACTGTAGAAAACACTCCGGAACAAATTCAAGCTCCAGAAGAATCGCCGATTGTTCTGGAAGAACAAGAAACAGTGGCTGTGGTTCCTGAAGTGCAAACGGAACCTGTCGTCGAAACACCACGCGTCGCTCCTGAAGAACAGGTCGCCGCGCACTTAGAAGCGGGTGAATTCGGTCAGGCAATTGAAGTTGCTGAAACGGTTGAGAACCTTCACCAACGGACACAACTGTTGCGAATGGTCGTGCAGGCTCAACTGAACTCGGGTGACTTTGTTGCTGCTCTGGGAACCATCAACCGGATTCCACTGGCAGAAGAACGCACCAAAGCGATGGGCGAACGCACCAAAGCCATGTCAATGGCCGGGGGATCACAGTTAGCAGACTTTACTCAGCTGATCGAGTTGATTCAGACACAGACATCAGGACTTTGGGAAGACACTGGTGAAGGTGAAGGATCAATCCGACAGTTTGACAGTGGTGTCCGCGTTGATCCCAATGGCCTGCTGCACCACATCAGTAAACAGGAACTCAACGGTCGACTGGCGGCTCTGGGAATTAAAGCCCGTGAAGCCGACCTGAATCAAAACGTGGCTCAGAACAGTCAACTGCGTCTCGTTTCGCTGACACGACTGGAAAAAGAAGTCCAGCAGCTGATCGAAGAAGGACGTTCTCCTGTCGAAACCATGAAGATGCTGGCAGGACTGACGAAAGTCGAATACGTCTTTGTATACCCGGAAGAAAACGAAGTTGTGATTGCAGGTCCGGCAGAAGCCTGGATCTACAATGAGCAGGGACTGGCAGTTGGCATTGAAAGCGGCCGCCCTGTCCTGCAGCTGGACGACCTCGTTACCGTACTGCGTACCTTCTCGAACCAGGGTGAAAAGATCTTCGGTTGCTCTTTTGACCCCCGTGCTGAAGGACTGGCCCGT
This window of the Gimesia fumaroli genome carries:
- a CDS encoding DUF1598 domain-containing protein, giving the protein MRPKNPQVGSSAVSVLATVACLSIVLAVTYYLVKPRPAVTVENTPEQIQAPEESPIVLEEQETVAVVPEVQTEPVVETPRVAPEEQVAAHLEAGEFGQAIEVAETVENLHQRTQLLRMVVQAQLNSGDFVAALGTINRIPLAEERTKAMGERTKAMSMAGGSQLADFTQLIELIQTQTSGLWEDTGEGEGSIRQFDSGVRVDPNGLLHHISKQELNGRLAALGIKAREADLNQNVAQNSQLRLVSLTRLEKEVQQLIEEGRSPVETMKMLAGLTKVEYVFVYPEENEVVIAGPAEAWIYNEQGLAVGIESGRPVLQLDDLVTVLRTFSNQGEKIFGCSFDPRAEGLARVKEFVAQSNARGPLRAGAGVRSWTRQLKEKLGVQDITLYGVPDTSRVARVLIEADYRMKLIGIGKMDAGENIPSYFDLLAKEDNKGTQNLEALRWWLTMKYDSVLHNAERTAYQVVGSSVLCQSENQIVTKEGQRLQTGQAEKLNREFAANFTKHYQELAQQDLVYADLQNIFDLALVAALMRNEQLADRASWEMTAFAANGAYHPAEFEPAHTVDTVVNHRVFNGKDVVVQVAGGVRVDTGSVVKNQNNLKVSQEVGAVSAQSKAPALPVGRWWWDLAN